The Pseudomonadota bacterium genomic interval TCATCCATGCCAATATCAGCCAGGAACATTTTTTTCTCATCGTCATCAAGGTCGACCAATTGCGCCTCCAGTTGAGCGGATATCGCGACTGCATTAGTCCCCTCCTTCTCAGACAGCGTTATTACCGCATCTAGCATTGGGTTTTGTGTGAACCCCTCCTCACTCACATTGGCGACATACATAACCGGCTTCATCGTGAGCAGAAAGAAGGGGTGCAGCGCATCGCGCTCTTCCTTGGACAAATCTACAGCACGCGCCGGAATCCCTTGATTAAGGGCCGCATCAACTTTTTCCAACACATCTAAGATACGCTTCGCTTCCTTATCATTACCGGACCGAGCCAGCTTGTTATAGCGAAACAGCTGTTTTTCAATGGATGCTAAATCCGCAAGTGCAAGCTCAGTGTTAATGACTTCGATATCAGAGAGCGGATCAACCTTGCCACCCACGTGAACGACGTTGTCATCCGTAAAGCACCGCACAACGTGAGCGATCGCATCGGTCTCTCGAATATTTGCCAGAAATTGATTGCCCAGACCCTCTCCTTGAGACGCCCCCTTGACTAGCCCGGCAATATCTACAAACTCGACAAGTGCTGGCACTGTTTTTTCAGGTACAACCATTGACGATAGTTTATATAGCCTCGGGTCAGGAACCTCCACGACACCGATATTAGGTTCAATAGTACAAAATGGATAGTTCTCAGCTGAGATCGCTGCTTTTGTCAGCGCATTAAATAGGGTCGATTTCCCCACATTTGGAAGCCCTACAATTCCACACTTCATATCCTTATTTCCTCAATAAACTCTTATTCAATTACAACTTTGCGTTAGATGAATGCAAAACTAACATGACCTGACTCATCAATCCCGCCATAATCTCTTGCTTCATTTTCAGCGATCGCTGTATCGCCTCATCAATTAAAACTGCCTCACTTTGTTTAGGTGCATGAAGCACGTAATCAGACACCAATCGTTTATCCCCAGGATACCCGACACCAATTCTTAACCTCCAAAAATCAAGACCGATATAACGACCAATGTCCCGAACTCCATTGTGCCCGCCATGTCCACCAGATTGCTTGAGCTTGATGACTCCCGGTTCTAAATCAAGATCATCATGAATCACCAAAATATCACTCGCTTCAATACCATAGAAACTGCACATCGATTGCACTGCACGGCCACTCTCATTCATGAAGGTATGCGGTTTTAACACCCAAGCATCGCCTTCATTTATGTTGATTCTCGACACATCTCCAAAAAATTTTGACTGTGGTTCAAATACGATCGCTAACTGAATAGCCAATTCATTGCACCACCAAAAACCGACGTTGTGTCGAGTCGCTTCGTACTTGCCACCTGGATTCCCTAATCCTACGAGCAATTTCATACTTAAATTTTACCTGTCATCTCAGTTATAAAAAAAGCCGAGCATCCAATGGTGCTCGGCTATTTAAGTACGGCCGATAAGACTTAAGTCTCGCTCGACACAACTTTATCTTTAGTTGTAGGCTCCGTTGACTCGGCATTCTCTTCGTCACCAGGCCCACCGCGGGGTTTTTGTACTGCAACCAATCCAAGATCCTCTCCACCTCGTCCAAGGTGTGCTGATTCGACACCTGAAGGAAAAATTAACTGGGACAAATGAATCGACTCCCCAATCTCCAGCGCACCGCAGTCAACCTCAATAAACTCCGGCAAATCCCCTGGCAAACAGGTTACTTCAACGTCAGACTCTATGTGATTCACAACGCCCCCACCCAACTTAACGCTCGGCGCATTATCTTCATTGATGAAGTGGAGTCGCACACGCATAGTGATCTTCTCTTTAGCTGAGACGCGCTGAAAATCAACATGCAACACCTCCATCTTCCAAGGGTGCATTTGATAATCTCGAAGCAATACTTTCTGTGATTTGCCCCCTAACGACATCTCTAGGATCGAAGCGTGAAATGCTTCTTTTTTCAATTGCATTAAGGTTTCCTTGTGGTCGAGCTCGATCATATAGGCTCCTTCTTGAGCACCATAGACCACACCTGGGACCTTACCCGCTCTGCGGAGACGGCGGCTCGCACCCGTTCCCTGCGCAGATCGACCTTCAGCATTTATTTTCATTTTAATATCTGACATATTACTTCTCCAATCTAAATGGGAATCTCGTCGCGACCAATTCGACCCCCGTATAAAAGTGCTAGTTTAACCCAGCAAAAAATATCGTTCTTCAATCAATGAATAACGACGAAACAGAATCCTCATTACTAATACGACTTATCGTTTCTGCAAAAAGATTGGCAATCGATAATTGCCGAATCTTGCCACACCCTCGAGATTCCTCTGTGAGCGGTATGGTATCGGTAACAACCAACTCATCAATCTCAGAGTTAGTAATTCTCTCAATCGCGTTACCTGATAACACTGGGTGTGTACAATAGGCTAGAACCTTCTTAGCCCCATTTTGCTTAAGAGCAGCCGCTGCTTCACATAGTGTATTGGCCGTATCGACCATATCATCCATCAAAACACACGTTCTATCACGCACCTCACCAATAATATTCATCACTGTGGAGACATTCGGTTTAGGCCGACGCTTATCAATAATCGCCAAATCTGACTCAAGCCTTTTTGCTAGAGCCCTTGCCCGCACCACGCCTCCAACATCGGGAGATACAACAATTAAGTCCTTATAACCACACTTCCAAATATCCCCCAGGAGCACTGGTGCCGCATAAACGTTATCGACTGGTATATCAAAAAAACCTTGAATTTGATCCGCATGCAGATCCATCGTCAACAACCGGTCTACTCCAGCAGATTGAAGACAATTAGCCACGACTTTAGCACTAATTGCCACTCGCGCGGATTTCGGTCTACGATCTTGTCTGGCATACCCAAAATAAGGTATCGCTGCTGTAATGCGTCCAGCTGACGATCGCTTGAGCGCGTCAACCATCAACAATATTTCCATCAAATTTTCGTTAGTCGGATTGCACGCTGACTGAAGGACAAAGACATCTCGGCCCCGCACGTTTTCAAGCAACTCGACCATCACCTCACCGTCACTAAACCTCCCGACGGTAGCACGACCCAGGCCGATATTTAAATGCTTAGCAACCTGTGCGGCTAAATTGGGATTCGCATTCCCCGTAAATACCATCAAACTTTCGTAGGCCATACTGTCACCGCTCTCCCGAAAAATGTCCTAATTTAGTTCGCTCTACAGTACCCAGTAGCGCGAAGCAATAATTAATCAGCTGAAGCTCAAGCGTGTTAAAAAACTATAGCTTCAGTTTAAAATATGGCTGGGGAAGAAGGATTCGAACCTTCGCATGCCGGAATCAAAATCCGGTGCCTTAACCAACTTGGCTACTCCCCAAAAACTTGTGCGCCTAATCACCCATCAAATCGCATAATGGGTGGTGATCCAATCCTCGAGCCGCAAATCCAAACCAACGCGATGGCACTTCCGCAACTAGCGCCTTAGCTCGCTCTGGATCCGCAAACTGACAGAATATGCTTGACCCCGACCCACTCATGGCGGCGGCCCCGTACTGCCCCAACCACTCTAGCGCCGACTGCACTTCTGGATACAAACGACATGCCGTATCTTGCAGATCATTTCGGCCCTCGTATGAGGAAAAGTCCGCTATTTTGATGGGTTTGGAATTTCGTGTCAATTCTAGGTCACCAAACACTGATGAAGTGGAAACAGAACAATTTGGATACACAACCAAGTAACAAGCCTCCGCAAGATCCAGTGGAGAGAGGTGCTCACCGATTCCCTCGGCGAAAGCATTACGACCAAAGACAAAAAATGGCACATCGGCACCAAGCAAAATAGCTAGATCCTGTAACTCCTGCCTTTTGAGATTAAGCGCCCACAGCTTATTCATCACTAAAAGAACCGTTGCCGCATCTGAACTGCCGCCTCCAAGACCCGCTCCATGAGGGATGCGTTTCACCACATCCAGCTCAACACCTTGATTGACAGAATAGCGCTCCACTAACAATCGAGCCGCCCGGACCGCTAAATCATCAGTATCAGACC includes:
- the ychF gene encoding redox-regulated ATPase YchF, with product MKCGIVGLPNVGKSTLFNALTKAAISAENYPFCTIEPNIGVVEVPDPRLYKLSSMVVPEKTVPALVEFVDIAGLVKGASQGEGLGNQFLANIRETDAIAHVVRCFTDDNVVHVGGKVDPLSDIEVINTELALADLASIEKQLFRYNKLARSGNDKEAKRILDVLEKVDAALNQGIPARAVDLSKEERDALHPFFLLTMKPVMYVANVSEEGFTQNPMLDAVITLSEKEGTNAVAISAQLEAQLVDLDDDEKKMFLADIGMDEPGLNRVIRVAYELLGLQTYFTAGKKEVRAWTIRRGSTAPQAAGVIHTDFEKGFIRAEVVGYDDFVQYGGESAAKDAGKVRLEGKDYVLADGDVMHFRFNV
- the ispE gene encoding 4-(cytidine 5'-diphospho)-2-C-methyl-D-erythritol kinase; protein product: MREGFDYFPAPAKLNLFLRIIGKREDGYHSLQTVFRLIDFADSIGFRAIPQNEVRRVSQHPWSDTDDLAVRAARLLVERYSVNQGVELDVVKRIPHGAGLGGGSSDAATVLLVMNKLWALNLKRQELQDLAILLGADVPFFVFGRNAFAEGIGEHLSPLDLAEACYLVVYPNCSVSTSSVFGDLELTRNSKPIKIADFSSYEGRNDLQDTACRLYPEVQSALEWLGQYGAAAMSGSGSSIFCQFADPERAKALVAEVPSRWFGFAARGLDHHPLCDLMGD
- the pth gene encoding aminoacyl-tRNA hydrolase: MKLLVGLGNPGGKYEATRHNVGFWWCNELAIQLAIVFEPQSKFFGDVSRININEGDAWVLKPHTFMNESGRAVQSMCSFYGIEASDILVIHDDLDLEPGVIKLKQSGGHGGHNGVRDIGRYIGLDFWRLRIGVGYPGDKRLVSDYVLHAPKQSEAVLIDEAIQRSLKMKQEIMAGLMSQVMLVLHSSNAKL
- a CDS encoding 50S ribosomal protein L25/general stress protein Ctc; this encodes MKINAEGRSAQGTGASRRLRRAGKVPGVVYGAQEGAYMIELDHKETLMQLKKEAFHASILEMSLGGKSQKVLLRDYQMHPWKMEVLHVDFQRVSAKEKITMRVRLHFINEDNAPSVKLGGGVVNHIESDVEVTCLPGDLPEFIEVDCGALEIGESIHLSQLIFPSGVESAHLGRGGEDLGLVAVQKPRGGPGDEENAESTEPTTKDKVVSSET
- a CDS encoding ribose-phosphate pyrophosphokinase, whose amino-acid sequence is MAYESLMVFTGNANPNLAAQVAKHLNIGLGRATVGRFSDGEVMVELLENVRGRDVFVLQSACNPTNENLMEILLMVDALKRSSAGRITAAIPYFGYARQDRRPKSARVAISAKVVANCLQSAGVDRLLTMDLHADQIQGFFDIPVDNVYAAPVLLGDIWKCGYKDLIVVSPDVGGVVRARALAKRLESDLAIIDKRRPKPNVSTVMNIIGEVRDRTCVLMDDMVDTANTLCEAAAALKQNGAKKVLAYCTHPVLSGNAIERITNSEIDELVVTDTIPLTEESRGCGKIRQLSIANLFAETISRISNEDSVSSLFID